One window of the Pseudomonas sihuiensis genome contains the following:
- a CDS encoding methyl-accepting chemotaxis protein, with translation MALREALASKESLLKEVMELSSFTDQLQEMAQDVADIAKQTNLLALNAAIEAARAGESGRGFAVVADEVRKLSTMSGNTGQRIGETVTIVNSAIHKTLNISREYAKTDAVTLNNASEVIKGVITRFHQSAGGIVSHNEAMRSQSEAVAQDIADVLVSLQFQDRISQMLGHVSGDIDKLFEHLHTRNEQLSLGHQPAPLDVPRWLDELAQTYTMPEQHDIHRGEAPGKRNDSEITFF, from the coding sequence ATGGCCCTGCGCGAGGCACTGGCCAGCAAGGAGTCGCTGCTCAAGGAGGTCATGGAGCTGTCGAGCTTTACCGACCAACTGCAGGAGATGGCGCAAGACGTCGCCGACATCGCCAAGCAGACCAACCTGCTGGCGCTCAATGCCGCTATCGAGGCCGCACGTGCAGGCGAGAGCGGGCGGGGCTTCGCCGTGGTCGCAGACGAAGTGCGCAAACTGTCCACCATGTCCGGCAACACCGGCCAGCGCATCGGCGAGACCGTGACCATCGTCAACAGCGCCATCCACAAGACCCTGAACATCTCCCGCGAATACGCCAAGACCGACGCCGTGACCCTGAACAACGCCAGCGAAGTGATCAAGGGCGTGATCACCCGTTTCCACCAGAGTGCCGGCGGCATCGTCAGCCACAACGAAGCGATGCGCAGCCAGAGCGAGGCTGTCGCCCAGGACATAGCCGACGTGTTGGTATCGCTGCAGTTCCAGGATCGCATCAGCCAGATGCTGGGGCATGTGAGCGGCGACATCGACAAGCTGTTCGAACACCTCCACACCCGCAACGAACAACTCAGCCTTGGCCATCAACCTGCGCCCCTGGACGTCCCACGCTGGCTGGATGAGCTGGCGCAGACCTACACCATGCCCGAGCAGCACGACATCCACCGGGGCGAAGCCCCCGGCAAGCGCAACGATTCCGAAATCACTTTCTTCTGA
- a CDS encoding class I SAM-dependent rRNA methyltransferase translates to MSSLPSLRLKANADRRLRAGHLWVYSNEIDVAATPLHGFAAGDQAVLEAAGGKPLGIVAMSPNNLICARLLSRDVKHVLDKSLLVHRLNVCLSLRERLFDTPCYRLVYGDSDLLPGLVVDRFFDILVVQLASATMEAHKDDVLAALIQVCKPSGILFKNDSSARDAEGLERYVATAYGEVPEWVALEENGVKFEAPVIEGQKTGWFYDHRMNRARLAPYVKGKRVLDLFSYIGGWGVQAAAFGASEVFCVDASAFALDGVERNATLNGFAEKVTCVEGDVFAALRELKSAEERFDVVIADPPAFIKRKKDIKNGEAAYRRLNETAMRLLNKDGILVSASCSMHLEEDNLQNILLTSARHLDRNIQLLERGAQGPDHPVHPAINETRYIKSLTMRLLPNS, encoded by the coding sequence ATGTCTTCCCTGCCCAGTCTGCGCCTGAAAGCCAACGCCGACCGACGCCTGCGCGCCGGCCACCTGTGGGTCTACAGCAACGAGATCGATGTCGCCGCCACCCCGTTGCATGGCTTTGCCGCCGGTGACCAGGCTGTTCTCGAAGCGGCCGGTGGCAAGCCGCTGGGCATCGTCGCCATGAGTCCGAACAACCTGATCTGCGCGCGTCTGTTGTCGCGGGACGTCAAGCACGTACTGGACAAATCCCTGCTGGTGCACCGCCTCAACGTCTGCCTGTCGTTGCGCGAACGCCTGTTCGACACACCCTGCTACCGCCTGGTGTATGGCGACTCCGACCTGCTGCCGGGGCTGGTGGTCGACCGCTTCTTCGACATTCTGGTGGTGCAGCTGGCTTCGGCCACCATGGAGGCACACAAGGACGACGTGCTCGCCGCGCTGATCCAGGTGTGCAAACCCAGCGGCATCCTGTTCAAGAACGACTCCAGCGCGCGCGACGCCGAAGGCCTCGAACGCTATGTGGCGACTGCCTACGGCGAGGTGCCGGAGTGGGTAGCGCTGGAAGAGAACGGCGTGAAGTTCGAAGCGCCGGTAATCGAAGGGCAGAAGACCGGCTGGTTCTATGACCACCGCATGAACCGCGCACGCCTGGCGCCCTACGTCAAAGGCAAGCGCGTGCTCGACCTGTTCAGCTACATCGGCGGCTGGGGCGTGCAGGCTGCAGCGTTCGGCGCCAGCGAAGTGTTCTGCGTGGACGCCTCGGCCTTCGCCCTCGACGGCGTGGAGCGCAACGCCACGCTCAACGGTTTCGCCGAAAAGGTCACCTGCGTCGAAGGTGACGTGTTCGCCGCGCTGCGCGAACTGAAATCCGCCGAAGAACGCTTCGACGTGGTGATCGCCGACCCACCCGCCTTCATCAAGCGCAAGAAGGACATCAAGAACGGTGAAGCGGCCTACCGGCGCCTCAACGAAACCGCCATGCGCCTGCTGAACAAGGACGGCATCCTGGTCAGCGCCAGCTGCTCCATGCACCTGGAAGAGGACAACCTGCAGAACATTCTGCTGACCAGCGCCCGCCATCTGGATCGCAACATTCAACTACTCGAGCGCGGCGCCCAGGGCCCGGATCACCCGGTGCACCCGGCGATCAACGAGACCCGCTACATCAAAAGCCTGACCATGCGTCTGCTGCCCAACAGTTGA
- a CDS encoding STAS domain-containing protein — translation MSSEGLYRILPLEGGLTIYSAGENMALLLHAMAPDTELELDLSALDEIDCSGLQLLIMAKQEANRIGCELRLTNHSPMVIEAFELSGLASFFGDPILIQPTSE, via the coding sequence ATGAGCAGTGAAGGTCTGTACCGCATCCTACCGCTCGAGGGTGGCCTGACCATCTACAGCGCTGGCGAGAACATGGCCCTGCTGCTGCACGCCATGGCCCCCGACACCGAGCTGGAACTGGACTTGTCCGCCCTCGACGAAATCGACTGCTCCGGCCTGCAACTGCTGATCATGGCAAAGCAGGAAGCCAACCGCATCGGCTGTGAACTGCGCCTCACCAACCATAGCCCGATGGTGATCGAAGCCTTCGAGCTCAGCGGGCTGGCCTCGTTCTTCGGCGATCCCATCCTGATTCAGCCGACGAGCGAGTAG
- a CDS encoding response regulator encodes MINLMIVDDHTIMREGLKRLFELDKDIHIADEAANGLQALERLRVKHVDLLLLDISMPGLSGEALISRVVHQHPQLPILVLSMHSDPHVAMRVLRSGATGYMTKTQSPETLIAAVKKVSTGARYIDPELLEQIALNSLKQNPPSGLDSLTNREFQIMRLLADGLSVNQIAEQLMISNKTVSTHKINLMEKMGFSSNADLIKFASKLSTSEPD; translated from the coding sequence ATGATCAACCTGATGATCGTCGACGATCACACGATCATGCGAGAGGGCCTGAAACGGCTGTTCGAGCTGGACAAGGACATCCACATAGCCGACGAGGCCGCCAACGGTCTACAGGCCCTGGAGCGCCTGAGGGTGAAACATGTAGACCTCCTGCTTCTGGATATCAGCATGCCCGGCCTCAGTGGCGAAGCCCTCATATCACGCGTTGTCCATCAGCACCCGCAATTGCCCATTCTGGTCCTCAGCATGCACAGCGACCCCCATGTCGCCATGCGTGTGCTGCGCTCGGGTGCCACCGGCTACATGACCAAGACCCAATCCCCCGAGACCCTCATCGCTGCGGTGAAGAAGGTCAGCACCGGCGCGCGCTATATCGACCCGGAGCTGCTCGAACAGATCGCCCTCAACAGCCTCAAGCAGAACCCTCCGTCCGGCCTCGACAGCCTGACCAACCGAGAGTTCCAGATCATGCGACTGCTGGCAGATGGTCTTAGCGTCAACCAGATTGCCGAACAGTTGATGATCAGCAACAAGACCGTCAGCACACATAAGATAAATCTGATGGAAAAGATGGGCTTCTCAAGCAACGCGGACCTCATCAAGTTTGCCAGCAAGCTCAGCACATCCGAGCCAGACTGA
- a CDS encoding HDOD domain-containing protein, with the protein MTYELTAEQIQQVLQGISVPPQPQIMVDLQMEQIMPSPDLRSIAKLISQDPGLSGALLKIVNSPHFGLANRIASIQQAVNLMGCNTVINLINAQSIKGELTDEAILVLNRFWDSAQDVAMTCLTLAKRLGYHSPDEAYSLGLFHDCGIPLMLKRFPNYMQVLEEAYASANEERRVVDTENRLLTTNHAVVGYFTARSWRLPEHLCEVIANHHNALSIFSDDSGRDAQLKTLLGILKMAEHICETHRVQGGQAIDMEWQSIAQPILEYLGLSEYDFENLRESIRDLAVL; encoded by the coding sequence ATGACCTACGAACTTACCGCCGAACAGATCCAGCAAGTCCTGCAGGGGATCAGCGTACCGCCGCAACCGCAGATCATGGTCGATCTGCAGATGGAGCAGATCATGCCCAGCCCCGATCTGCGCAGTATCGCCAAGCTGATCAGTCAGGACCCAGGGCTGTCCGGCGCGCTGCTGAAAATCGTCAACTCACCGCACTTCGGCCTGGCCAACCGCATCGCCTCGATTCAGCAGGCGGTCAATCTGATGGGCTGCAACACGGTGATCAACCTGATCAATGCGCAGTCGATCAAAGGCGAGCTGACCGACGAAGCGATCCTGGTACTCAACCGCTTCTGGGACAGTGCCCAGGACGTGGCGATGACCTGCCTGACCCTGGCCAAGCGCCTCGGTTATCACTCGCCCGACGAAGCCTACAGCCTGGGGCTGTTCCACGATTGCGGCATTCCGCTGATGCTCAAGCGCTTCCCCAACTACATGCAGGTGTTGGAGGAAGCCTACGCCAGTGCCAATGAAGAGCGCCGGGTGGTCGACACCGAGAACCGTCTGCTGACCACCAATCATGCCGTGGTCGGCTATTTCACCGCGCGTTCCTGGCGTCTGCCGGAGCATCTCTGCGAGGTCATCGCCAACCACCACAACGCCTTGTCGATCTTCAGCGATGACTCGGGGCGCGACGCTCAGTTGAAGACGCTGCTGGGCATTCTCAAGATGGCCGAGCATATCTGCGAGACGCACCGCGTGCAGGGCGGGCAGGCCATCGACATGGAGTGGCAGTCCATCGCGCAGCCGATTCTCGAGTATCTGGGGTTGTCGGAGTATGACTTCGAGAACCTGCGCGAAAGCATCCGTGACCTGGCGGTGCTCTGA
- a CDS encoding ABC transporter substrate-binding protein: MARSLTTSFSTFALVAALGLTAGNATAQDSLTVVSWGGAYGAAQKKHVIDPYQAESGVKVLFEDYSGGVAEIKAQVESGNIQWDVVDFEVIDLERACSEGLLETLDHSVLPAGIDGTPAAQDFIPEALASECAVGNIVWSVVFAYNQNTIGGTKAASIEDFFDTAKIPGKRAMRKRPQVNMEWALMADGVAPEEVYEVLATPEGQQRAFDKLASIKKDIVWFDSWSQAPQLLNDGGAVLVQSANGRFYDAIVQEKKPFEIVWDGHVYDLDAWAIVKGTKKKDLAMEFIKYATGSKPLAGMPDVAYGPTRKSSMPLADQSAAPHLPTAHLDKGIQAGSEFWADYGESLGEKFNEWLLK; the protein is encoded by the coding sequence ATGGCTAGATCACTGACTACCAGCTTTTCCACCTTCGCCCTGGTGGCGGCATTGGGACTCACAGCGGGCAACGCCACGGCCCAGGACAGCCTCACCGTGGTGTCCTGGGGCGGCGCCTATGGCGCGGCGCAGAAAAAACACGTCATCGACCCTTACCAGGCAGAGTCCGGGGTCAAGGTATTGTTCGAGGATTACTCGGGCGGCGTCGCCGAAATCAAGGCCCAGGTCGAATCCGGCAACATTCAGTGGGACGTGGTCGACTTCGAAGTGATCGACCTCGAGCGCGCCTGCTCCGAAGGCCTGCTGGAAACCCTCGACCACAGCGTGCTGCCGGCCGGCATCGACGGCACCCCGGCCGCTCAGGACTTCATCCCCGAGGCACTGGCCAGCGAGTGTGCGGTGGGCAATATCGTCTGGTCGGTAGTGTTCGCCTACAACCAGAACACCATCGGCGGCACCAAGGCTGCCAGCATTGAGGACTTCTTCGACACCGCCAAGATCCCTGGCAAGCGCGCCATGCGCAAACGCCCACAGGTGAACATGGAATGGGCGCTGATGGCCGACGGCGTCGCGCCTGAGGAAGTCTACGAAGTACTGGCCACCCCGGAAGGCCAGCAACGCGCCTTCGACAAGCTGGCCAGCATAAAGAAGGACATCGTCTGGTTCGACTCCTGGTCGCAGGCGCCACAACTGCTCAATGACGGCGGCGCGGTGCTGGTGCAATCGGCCAACGGCCGCTTCTACGACGCCATCGTGCAGGAGAAGAAACCCTTCGAAATCGTCTGGGACGGCCACGTCTACGACCTCGACGCCTGGGCCATCGTCAAGGGCACCAAGAAGAAGGACCTGGCCATGGAGTTCATCAAGTACGCCACCGGCTCCAAGCCCCTGGCTGGCATGCCGGACGTGGCCTATGGCCCGACCCGCAAGTCGTCCATGCCGCTGGCCGACCAGAGCGCCGCGCCGCACCTGCCGACCGCTCACCTGGACAAAGGCATCCAGGCCGGCTCCGAGTTCTGGGCTGATTATGGCGAGTCGCTGGGTGAGAAATTCAACGAGTGGCTGTTGAAGTAA
- a CDS encoding response regulator: MGKTVLIVDDSASIRQVVSITLKGAGYDVIEGNDGKDALTKLDGRKVHLIISDVNMPNMDGITFLKNVKQLPAYKFTPVIMLTTEAGEAKKEEGRAAGAKAWVVKPFQPAQMLTAVSKLILP; encoded by the coding sequence ATGGGCAAGACCGTACTCATCGTCGACGACTCCGCCTCGATCCGGCAGGTCGTCAGCATTACGCTCAAGGGCGCGGGCTACGACGTCATCGAAGGCAACGATGGCAAGGACGCCCTGACCAAACTGGACGGGCGCAAGGTGCACCTGATCATCAGCGACGTGAACATGCCGAACATGGACGGCATCACCTTCCTCAAGAACGTCAAGCAACTGCCTGCTTACAAGTTCACTCCGGTGATCATGCTCACCACCGAGGCCGGTGAAGCGAAGAAAGAGGAAGGTCGTGCAGCCGGCGCCAAGGCTTGGGTGGTCAAGCCTTTTCAGCCAGCACAGATGCTCACGGCCGTCTCCAAGCTGATCTTGCCGTGA
- a CDS encoding sensor histidine kinase, giving the protein MNTTTTLSRYDLPPRKQQTSDTESTCPSCQSQQAKLCALARTQERKRIARELHDELGQQLTALQQGLGVLRIHLGQDRPDLLGHIERLTSISHSAIEVIREIHNGAPIKQLQHNLISTLEGLIEEFRQLSEVDCRCNLPKQNFELEPGRAAQLYRIVQESLTNILRHANASRAEVSLERRENDYVLEIFDDGQGFTLSDILPDSTGLSGMRERGKQLGGPVIIFSHPGQGTIVQAIFPVKIHR; this is encoded by the coding sequence GTGAACACAACAACGACGCTCTCGCGCTACGACCTCCCTCCTCGCAAGCAACAAACCTCAGATACCGAATCCACCTGTCCCAGTTGCCAGTCGCAACAGGCCAAGCTTTGCGCTCTGGCCCGCACCCAGGAACGCAAGCGCATCGCGCGCGAGTTGCACGACGAGCTGGGACAACAGCTGACCGCACTGCAACAGGGTTTGGGTGTATTACGGATCCATCTGGGTCAGGATCGCCCGGACCTGCTTGGCCATATCGAGCGATTGACCAGCATTTCCCATAGCGCTATCGAAGTCATTCGTGAAATCCATAACGGAGCCCCCATCAAGCAACTGCAACACAACCTGATCAGCACCCTCGAAGGCCTGATAGAAGAATTCCGCCAACTCTCGGAAGTCGACTGTCGCTGCAACCTGCCCAAGCAGAATTTCGAACTGGAACCGGGACGCGCCGCCCAGCTTTATCGCATCGTTCAGGAGTCGCTAACCAACATCCTTCGCCATGCCAATGCCAGTCGAGCCGAGGTAAGCCTGGAGCGTCGCGAGAATGATTATGTGCTTGAGATATTCGATGACGGCCAGGGGTTCACCCTCAGCGACATCCTGCCCGACTCCACTGGGCTCTCGGGCATGCGCGAGCGCGGCAAGCAACTCGGCGGCCCCGTGATCATCTTCAGCCACCCCGGCCAGGGCACCATCGTCCAGGCAATATTCCCTGTGAAAATCCACCGATGA
- a CDS encoding ABC transporter ATP-binding protein, which yields MTAQAGNDAFLRFTNVKKTYDHKTLVVKDFNLNVAKGEFITLLGPSGSGKTTCLMMLAGFEDVTSGEILINGRNVTSIAPYARNIGMVFQQYALFPHMTIRENLAYPLKIRKLPKDEIRAKVEEYLALVELQAFGGRYPAQLSGGQRQRVALARALIFAPDIVLMDEPLGALDKKLREQMQFEIKRLHEQLGFTVIYVTHDQTEALTMSDRIAVFNNGVVQQCAAPHVLYERPANMFVADFIGESNKLSGVIEAVEADRVQVRLDDGGLVSTLKANCTEVGQATTVSVRPEKLNFTDRLGGAGNQVKARFVTRHYVGEYIRYHFETASGSELVVKNLNDSSAPQLSAQEEIALAWLPEDSQALDRSDVPKTL from the coding sequence ATGACTGCGCAAGCTGGGAACGACGCGTTCCTGCGATTCACCAACGTCAAGAAGACCTACGATCACAAGACCCTGGTGGTCAAGGACTTCAACCTCAACGTGGCCAAGGGCGAATTCATCACCCTGCTCGGCCCCTCCGGCTCAGGCAAGACCACCTGCCTGATGATGCTCGCCGGCTTCGAGGACGTGACCAGCGGCGAGATCCTGATCAACGGCCGCAACGTCACCAGCATCGCCCCCTACGCTCGCAACATCGGCATGGTCTTCCAGCAGTACGCCCTGTTCCCGCACATGACCATCCGCGAGAACCTGGCCTACCCACTGAAAATCCGCAAATTGCCCAAGGACGAGATTCGCGCCAAGGTCGAGGAGTACCTCGCCCTGGTCGAACTGCAGGCCTTCGGTGGCCGCTACCCCGCCCAGCTTTCCGGCGGCCAGCGCCAGCGCGTAGCCCTGGCCCGCGCGCTGATCTTCGCCCCGGACATCGTGCTGATGGACGAGCCGCTCGGCGCACTGGACAAGAAGCTGCGCGAGCAGATGCAGTTCGAGATCAAGCGCCTGCACGAGCAGCTCGGCTTCACCGTGATCTACGTCACCCACGACCAGACCGAAGCGCTGACCATGAGCGACCGCATCGCCGTGTTCAACAACGGCGTGGTGCAGCAATGCGCCGCGCCGCACGTGCTCTACGAACGCCCAGCCAACATGTTCGTCGCCGACTTCATCGGCGAGAGCAACAAGCTCTCCGGCGTGATCGAGGCGGTCGAGGCTGATCGCGTCCAGGTGCGCCTCGACGATGGCGGCCTGGTCAGCACGCTGAAAGCCAACTGCACCGAAGTCGGCCAGGCCACCACGGTGTCGGTACGCCCGGAAAAGCTCAACTTCACCGACCGCCTTGGCGGCGCCGGCAACCAGGTCAAGGCCCGCTTCGTCACCCGCCACTACGTCGGCGAATACATTCGTTACCACTTCGAAACCGCCAGCGGCAGCGAGCTGGTGGTGAAGAATCTGAACGACAGTTCAGCCCCGCAACTCAGCGCTCAGGAAGAGATCGCCCTCGCCTGGCTGCCGGAAGACAGCCAGGCCCTGGACCGATCGGACGTGCCGAAGACGCTCTGA
- a CDS encoding ABC transporter permease — protein MKIPAYYGFWHHLGNWLLKVSSWLVLLFLILPILVIVPLSFNAEPFFSFTEGMLTLDPEAYSLRWYREIFNDPKWILAIKNSFFIGILSTILATILGTCAAVGLARDEMPFRRFITALLLSPMIVPLIITAAGMFFFYSNLGLAGGYLGVILAHAALGTPFVIITVTATLTGFDYSLARAALNLGATPIRVFFDVIMPLIRPGVISGALFAFITSFDEVVVILFMAGPQQRTIPRQMFSGLREQINPSILAIATLLILVSIALLVTIELLRRRAERMRGIEIPN, from the coding sequence ATGAAGATCCCCGCCTACTACGGTTTCTGGCACCACCTCGGCAACTGGCTGCTCAAGGTCAGCTCCTGGCTGGTGCTGCTGTTCCTGATCCTGCCGATCCTGGTGATCGTGCCGCTGTCGTTCAACGCCGAGCCGTTCTTCAGTTTCACCGAAGGCATGCTCACGCTGGACCCCGAGGCTTATTCGCTGCGCTGGTACCGGGAGATCTTCAACGATCCGAAGTGGATACTGGCGATCAAGAACAGCTTCTTCATCGGCATCCTCTCCACCATCCTCGCCACCATTCTGGGCACCTGCGCCGCCGTAGGCCTGGCACGCGACGAAATGCCGTTTCGCCGCTTCATCACCGCCCTGCTGCTGTCGCCGATGATCGTGCCACTGATCATCACCGCCGCTGGCATGTTCTTCTTCTACTCCAACCTGGGCCTGGCCGGCGGCTACCTGGGCGTGATCCTGGCGCACGCGGCGCTGGGCACGCCCTTCGTCATCATCACTGTCACCGCCACCCTCACCGGTTTCGACTACAGCCTGGCGCGCGCGGCGCTGAACCTAGGCGCCACGCCGATTCGCGTGTTCTTCGACGTGATCATGCCGCTGATTCGCCCAGGGGTGATCTCCGGCGCGCTGTTCGCCTTCATCACCTCTTTCGATGAGGTGGTGGTGATCCTGTTCATGGCCGGCCCACAGCAGCGCACCATTCCGCGGCAGATGTTCTCGGGCCTGCGCGAACAGATCAACCCGAGCATCCTGGCCATCGCCACCCTGCTGATCCTGGTGTCCATCGCTTTGCTGGTGACCATCGAACTGTTGCGCCGCCGCGCCGAGCGGATGCGAGGGATCGAGATACCAAACTAA
- a CDS encoding ABC transporter permease, which translates to MTSLTTSEAGQAASARRKKRLAAFLFVVPLLLFIIVTFVAPIGSMLWRSVYHPTVAELIPQTLAELERWDDHKQLPDERTLSVFVEELHALDKQRLSGKLSEEFNRAFTGMSSVVKSTARRIGRMDAEALSSQGVETLLESHRNWSRPELWYAIERAGKVYTYDYYLTALDLELHPDDGVQVRQDTQIYLQLYSKTLNMALVITLLCALLGYPLAYYLAGLPSNRANLLLVLVLLPFWTSLLVRTTSWIALLQTNGVINSTLMGIGLISQPFEMLYTSFATVVAMTHILLPFMILPLYSVMRGIDPSYMRAALSLGDKPIPAFVRIYFPMTLPGLSAGALLVFIISVGYYITPALVGGTDGQMISNIIAFHMQRSNNWELAAALGSLLLGLILLLYWVYDRFVGASNIKLG; encoded by the coding sequence TTGACCTCTCTCACCACCAGCGAAGCCGGCCAAGCCGCCAGCGCCCGTCGCAAGAAACGCCTCGCCGCCTTTCTCTTCGTGGTACCGCTGCTGCTGTTCATCATCGTCACCTTCGTCGCCCCGATTGGCAGCATGCTGTGGCGCAGCGTGTATCACCCGACCGTGGCCGAGCTGATTCCGCAAACCCTGGCCGAACTCGAGCGCTGGGACGATCACAAGCAATTGCCCGACGAACGCACGCTGAGCGTATTCGTTGAAGAACTGCACGCCCTCGACAAGCAGCGCCTGTCCGGCAAGCTGTCCGAAGAGTTCAACCGCGCCTTTACCGGCATGTCCAGCGTGGTCAAATCCACCGCGCGGCGCATCGGCCGGATGGATGCCGAAGCGTTGTCGAGCCAGGGCGTCGAAACCCTGCTCGAAAGTCACCGTAACTGGAGCCGCCCCGAGCTGTGGTACGCCATCGAACGTGCCGGCAAGGTCTATACCTACGATTACTACCTGACCGCTCTGGACTTGGAGCTGCACCCCGATGATGGCGTCCAGGTGCGCCAGGACACGCAGATCTATCTGCAGCTGTACTCCAAGACCCTGAACATGGCGCTGGTCATCACCCTGCTCTGCGCCCTGCTCGGCTACCCGCTGGCCTACTACCTGGCCGGGCTGCCGTCGAACCGCGCCAACCTGCTGCTGGTGCTGGTGTTGCTGCCGTTCTGGACCTCACTGCTGGTGCGCACCACCTCATGGATCGCGCTGCTACAGACCAATGGCGTGATCAATTCCACGCTGATGGGCATCGGCCTTATCAGTCAGCCCTTCGAGATGCTCTACACCTCGTTCGCCACCGTGGTGGCCATGACCCACATCCTGTTGCCGTTCATGATCCTGCCGCTGTACAGCGTGATGCGCGGCATCGATCCCAGCTACATGCGCGCAGCTCTCAGCCTTGGCGACAAACCGATCCCCGCGTTCGTCCGCATCTACTTCCCGATGACCTTGCCCGGGCTCAGCGCCGGGGCGCTGCTGGTGTTCATCATCTCCGTTGGCTACTACATCACCCCGGCGCTGGTCGGTGGTACCGACGGGCAGATGATCAGCAACATCATCGCCTTCCACATGCAGCGCTCGAACAACTGGGAGCTGGCCGCCGCGCTGGGCTCGCTGCTGCTCGGGCTGATCCTGTTGCTGTACTGGGTGTACGACCGTTTCGTCGGCGCCAGCAATATCAAGTTGGGATGA